From Daucus carota subsp. sativus chromosome 6, DH1 v3.0, whole genome shotgun sequence:
GACAGGAATTAAGATtagaaaataaagaagtgggCATGAAAAATTCATTGTAGTTGCATGATGTTCTTTTCAGTGACTCTCTCAATGCTTACCTTGCACAAGTAGTGCTGACAGTGTTATAAGTGAATTCCCCCTCCAATTCATGTGAACATTAATTGATATCTTGCCTTCaagtttttatcaaaatttcagtttCATGTCCTCCACTGGAAGGTTTAATCTTGTGGTTGTACAGGTAACTTCAGAAAAAAATGCATGTCATGTAGATTTTGTTGCGGGGAAGATGATTAAATGCTCTACTCTTAGACTTTCAACTTTTTGACCTTATATGGCAGTGATCTATAGATAGTAACATTAATGAAAGATTTAGATTGCATCAGGCAACAGCACAAGCTGTTCCTTATACTGCTCTTACCTggacatatataatttgattttcacatgtatttgtttgtacatttttatttatcttctgACCCTTCTAATATTGCAACTTATCATACACCACCTAAAATTATACTGATGTACTGTACCTGGATCccgttaatacaattctttcttctttttttcttattcaattttaatttctttgacAGCAAATGATGCTGATAAAAGCCCAAGCAGGGGTGAAGAACAATGTGAGAAAGTTAAACAAGAGTATTATCCAGCAAGGGTCCAGTCATGTCATGCATGTAGTTCTTTTTGCACTagttatatttttcatattgtaCTTATTGACGAAAATGTCACATAGATGAATGCTTGCAGCTTCCTAGTACTGGTGCTCGGAAAATCTTGTTTGTACTTGTTATCATGGGGAAATAAGGAATTTTTTTCGGTCCCTGTTCTGATATATGTTCATACACAATGGACAGTGTAAagccgttttttttttttcaatagcAGGTCCGAGTCCTTTGTTTTATCAGGAATCAATTTAAACTTAGTATGTTTATATCCCCAAATATCCCTTGCATATCTCCCAACAGAGAAATCTATGTTTGTCTGGCTCTTGAGGGTTGCATCTTACTTTTGACGCGCACAATATTTGTAGACTTTGTACATGATTTATATTACACAATGGAAATGTTACCTTAGTTTCAAGATTTCATCTGTATAGCATTTCAGTATAATGTATATCTAAAGTTTGCGTAAAATTGAAGATGAATAGAGCTAACAAGCACAAACATTGTTGCTCAACTGTTCCTTGGCGATAGGGGTTTTGGTTGCTTCTAACTTGCTAACTCTTACTTCGTGAAGAACTTTCCTAATCCATTCTGCGAAATAAGTTTCATTAACACCAACCTTTCCATCTTTATGAAACAAGAAACACTTCCGGTCATCTTTAGGTGTTGGACAGTCCTCTCCGGTAGAATCGCACCACGCGCCTTGGTGTTTCATTCCAGATTGATTCGCCATCCAGTGGTGCGCATATTGACCTACACCTGCGTGCTCCAACCATCCCTTCGGAAAGAATTCCATCACACTGCTTCCACGGTCCATGAAGAACATGTTCGTCAGCTGTGCTCCGTGCGGAGATGCAACGACGTCTGTGTAAGTCATTACTTTAACCTACAATGACACAACAAGCTGTATCAAGTAAGTTTGCTTTTACTCTGAAACTCAAACCATGATTTGTTTTTTCTTGGTCTGATCAGAGATTCTTTAACTTAGGACAACGTACCTGATCGCAGAAGCTGAGATCTTCAGACTGGAATACCTTCAATACACAGCCCTCTGCTCTATCACACTCTCTGGAAAATATATCCGTGACAAGTGTGGCGTTCTTGAATGACCTCGAGCCTCTCCTCATCAACAAAGTTAGTCTAATAACCGGTAAGCCTCTTTCATCAACCTCCATGGATCTCTCAGGAACAAACAAATTGCAAAACTCTCTCGCCTTGCACCTCATCATATCATAAACCTTCAACTTATTATCCAACCCCATCGATCCCAAATCATGTCTCATCACAACCGCCTTCTCAAAACAGTAAGGCCCGTCCCCCTTGTCGAAACCTTCAAACTTAAACTCTCCATAGTTAGCTAGCATGAGCTGCTGAATCCATGATCCTGTTCTGATCTCAAGCTCTCCCCAATGAAACAAAACCCATCTATCCGGTTTTATACACTTGTTTTTCATCGTCCATCGGACAAATGGTGTCATTGCACACAATCCATGCCATAGATTCAAGTAGTTATAGTACGTATTCGATACATAAGTGAGGCCACTCAGTAGAGTAGCATTGTTGGGAAGACTTTCTCGCCATGCTAATGCATAAAAATTCTTCGTTCCATCGCTCATATCGCGTCCTCTGATGCACAGAAGCCTGCCTTTCGACACTTCTGATGGAAAATAAAGATACTCAGCTTCATTCATCTCATAACTATCGTTCAACGAGCTCATGAACCACGTGTTCCCGATCATGGCAGTCTCAGAAAACCTTAGATCTTTGAGGGGTAGGAAAGTGACCGATTCACGGAGCTTTGCAGCCATGGTTTCAATGACACTGGACTGATCAGAGTGGCTGGCGCCACTGCCATTTTTACGCGAAATAAGAGAAATTGAAGTGAGGTTTTGGTTGCGGAAAAGAATGAGTAGTAGTAACAAAGTTGAAATGCATATAACACATTTAAGTAAACGACTATAAATCTTTCTGTAGTTAGCATCAACTTTGAGCTTCCCTTCCATTTTCAATCTCTATGTTTCTCAAGGATTCAATAGAAAGTGCAAATTCCGATATAAGTATGCTAGGCCTCGAGATCGAGACATTAAACTAATAATAGTGGTGGCAACCGGAGATTCTGTACATATCAGATCCACAATTGATGCTCCCTTCATTTAATCCATATGCTTTCATCAAATCAGGAGGCTGTAGCATAACTTTTATGTGTTAGATATGAAATATATTGTTTTAGGTGTGATCGAGGAGATGATCAAGTGTTTACttgtttttcataatttttattggTCCATTGCCTACTCCATTATGATTTATTAAATGATCaggtgtttatttgtttttcgtaattttatatgtttgttgTCTATTTAATTAAGGATTTATTAGTAGTgtcattatattttcaaaataaaagataattacATCCATTTTGACACGTGTAATTGAGTACGATCCCCATTTATTAATCAAAAACCGTTCTGAAATTGGACAATTTGAAATGTGTAGTTGAGTATGATCTCCATTTAATAATTGAAGACGGTTTCGAGATTGTAAAAAACAATCAGTATTTAAGTATTAGCAAGTACTTAAAAAAATCCATATTTAAGTATTCAATCAGGAGGATAGACAATGTGCATGTGCGAATCATATTGAAGAGCGAAGGAGTGGCTCCCAATCATGTGCCCTATGTGTAACACAGATATATAACATCCAACTCACTTAAATAGAAGTGAGAATAAAACTACATGCATCTCCTGGTACAAACAAGCTACTTGTCACAATTTTGAATTGCAAGTATTTCGACTTATATGGAGCATAACATAATTGAAATTATTTGTTTCACATAAAGCTTTTCAAATGCACTGGTTTCAAGTATCAGGGAGCGGGGAGGAAAATGTTCAAAGACATAACCTTCTGGTACGGAGAAAAATGAAACTTGCACCAAGCCCTCAAAGCATCCCACAAAgctatttgttttaccaagccAAGTTCATTACTTCTAGGTCTCCGAACATGACATTTATTGTAAGCAGAACCAATCAACATATTAGTGTCGGCACACTTTTAGCCTGCCTAAAGGTAAGATTGGAGTTGAAAATATAAATCTATCCTTGACTTCTGTACATTATCATTAATCCTCATATATCTAATCACTGTAAGACATCAAATTCTACTTCAAAGACCTGCTGCAACTGGGATCCACTATTCGGCATTGGTATGTTGATATGTAGACACAAAGCTACTTATTTTCGGACATGAATGGTTGGGAAGGTGAGTACTGATCCCCTTTCAAAAACCGGAGATAATGATTGTGTGGTGCGTCAGTCGGCGTATAAGAATCAGAATGCTTTGCAAAGATTGTTAGAAGTCACGTTAGATGAACACTGCTCCCGTATTGGGCTGGTGGGACCACACAACCTGCTCCTCTTTGGTTCAGAGATAGTCACGTGTGAGATTGCAACAGCAAGTGCATCAACGAAACCACAATCATCCTGCTCTGCTCTTTCCTGGCTTGAGCTACCAGAAGATGAATCTGAACTTGAATTATCCCCAAAATTGTTGTCTCCTATCTTTCTATTTGAATCTGGAAAAACTTTAGTTACTGGTAGCTGGTGAGATCCTGGTTGATTCTTCATTTTTGACTTGATAGATAACGTCCTCAAGTTGCGCTCGGTGTAAAACAAAATCCAAGGATGTgctgaaataaataaaatacagattACCTCAATATACATAAGCCAGTTATCACTAGTACAAAAGATTTACAAGTAAAAGCATGTAATAAATATGTGGAACTTAGCGGGGACTCCAGCTTAACTAAATATGTCAtcataaatgaaaatatgatGCTTGCGGTTCTAAATTGCTTACTTAAAACTTCATCAGCTGTAATTCTTGAAGCAGCATCCCTTGTAAGTATCCGCTCAAGCAAATCTCGTGCAGGTTTCGATACGTGTTCCCATATCCCTGCTTGAAAATCAAGATTTGCAGTCTTGATTGCCTCAAATACATCTTCTAGCGAATCTCCTTTAAATGGAAGAACTCCAGCCAGCAAAGCATACAAAAGGACTCCAGCACTCCAGATATCCACTTTTTCAGAGTAATTCCCTAATAACACCTCTGGGGCAACATAAGCCGGGCTTCCCGCCAATCCGTTTAAACTTTGGTCTGTAGTACAAATTACATGTATCAAGGAAACGGCAAAAagaagtaaaaaataataataaagacaCGCTGGCGTTATCCTTTTAAGACAGTGAAAGAAGGAAATAAGATAAAAATCCTTAAATCTTTTGTCCCGTAATTGTTACGAATTATTAAAATCAACTGGAAATGCTACACATATATTCTTATCGTCAAATACGATTACATTTAATGAATTGGGCCCAGCAGATAGGGCAATGGAGGTAATTTGTAAAGACCTAGCCTACAGAATGTAACTGATTAGGGCTGACAAGTAAGCAGGTAAAAATATGAGTACTGAGAGAATATTTTACTACAAAAAGCATCAGAAACATAATTACATACAAATATAATGTTGAAGAAAAGATATTTACCATTTGTAATCCTCATGGCTAGACCAAAATCTGCAAGCTTCATCTTCCCAGAATTCGTCAGTAGAATATTTTCAGGCTTTATATCCCTATGAACAACTCCCATCTCGTGACAATATTTCAAAACCACCATCAAATCCTTAATAATATTAGCCGCCTGATGTTCCGAATACCTCCCCTGCTTTCTCATCTGATCAATCAACCTTCCCCCCGAACACAACTCCATCACAAGATGAAAGCTTTCTGCATCCTCATACACTGCCTTCAACGTAACCACCCCTGAATGCCCTGACAAATGCTGCATTATCTCCACCTCCCTATGCACTGTCTCCTCCCCTTTTACCAACGTCTTACATGCAAAATCCTCCTCCGTAACCCTACTCCTACACAACCAAACCGACCCAAACTTCCCCTTCCCAATCGTCGCTCCCCTAATATAATCCTCCTCAATCTTATCCTTCCTCCCCATCTGCGTCGCCACATCAATACACCCTATCTTCCTCTTAATCCCCCTCCCCGACGACAACGACGTTGCACAAGCTGGAGCTGTAGCAGCAATCCTCCCAACAAACCTAACCCTAGACGACTCAACTGTCTCGACATTCTCCACATTCTCCTTAAACCTCTTCTTCAACCTATCATAATCCTCCAACGAATAATTCCGCCTCAAATTACCCCTCACACTCCCCGAATCACTACCATCTCTTTCCACTCTTTCGGGCCACAGCAATTCACTCCCCTTTCTCTTCTTCCTCATTAATCACTCTTTCTAAACACTCAAACCCTCCAATCAACCAACATAAACAATTCAACAATAATCCCCAATATAACCTGTaattaacaacaaaaacaaCACAAATCAAGCTTACAAGATCAATCACACAATCAAAACACGTGATTCAACGAAATCAACACAAACAAACAAttgaatttgattattaaacgaACAGAGAgatacaaattcatatatacatgtgtgtgtgtgtgtacaaaCGAACCTTAACAGTGCAAAATCACGAATCGCAGGTGAATTGAGAAACAAGAGCTCAAGATGAAA
This genomic window contains:
- the LOC108226351 gene encoding uncharacterized protein LOC108226351: MEGKLKVDANYRKIYSRLLKCVICISTLLLLLILFRNQNLTSISLISRKNGSGASHSDQSSVIETMAAKLRESVTFLPLKDLRFSETAMIGNTWFMSSLNDSYEMNEAEYLYFPSEVSKGRLLCIRGRDMSDGTKNFYALAWRESLPNNATLLSGLTYVSNTYYNYLNLWHGLCAMTPFVRWTMKNKCIKPDRWVLFHWGELEIRTGSWIQQLMLANYGEFKFEGFDKGDGPYCFEKAVVMRHDLGSMGLDNKLKVYDMMRCKAREFCNLFVPERSMEVDERGLPVIRLTLLMRRGSRSFKNATLVTDIFSRECDRAEGCVLKVFQSEDLSFCDQVKVMTYTDVVASPHGAQLTNMFFMDRGSSVMEFFPKGWLEHAGVGQYAHHWMANQSGMKHQGAWCDSTGEDCPTPKDDRKCFLFHKDGKVGVNETYFAEWIRKVLHEVRVSKLEATKTPIAKEQLSNNVCAC
- the LOC108224508 gene encoding serine/threonine-protein kinase PEPKR2 — protein: MRKKRKGSELLWPERVERDGSDSGSVRGNLRRNYSLEDYDRLKKRFKENVENVETVESSRVRFVGRIAATAPACATSLSSGRGIKRKIGCIDVATQMGRKDKIEEDYIRGATIGKGKFGSVWLCRSRVTEEDFACKTLVKGEETVHREVEIMQHLSGHSGVVTLKAVYEDAESFHLVMELCSGGRLIDQMRKQGRYSEHQAANIIKDLMVVLKYCHEMGVVHRDIKPENILLTNSGKMKLADFGLAMRITNDQSLNGLAGSPAYVAPEVLLGNYSEKVDIWSAGVLLYALLAGVLPFKGDSLEDVFEAIKTANLDFQAGIWEHVSKPARDLLERILTRDAASRITADEVLTHPWILFYTERNLRTLSIKSKMKNQPGSHQLPVTKVFPDSNRKIGDNNFGDNSSSDSSSGSSSQERAEQDDCGFVDALAVAISHVTISEPKRSRLCGPTSPIREQCSSNVTSNNLCKAF